The following are encoded together in the Triticum dicoccoides isolate Atlit2015 ecotype Zavitan chromosome 6B, WEW_v2.0, whole genome shotgun sequence genome:
- the LOC119321065 gene encoding uncharacterized protein LOC119321065: protein MAATSVGGEWEIEYDEGFVFKRPRVLYPDGAEDTGTAAPSTPAPDLESARLQRRRRALLHLRAKYQPELSRWESLSSDILAPPPAPTAATSGASSASPLPLTPSTATISSDHTILDDCLAEVEAQEEMLKKASEMCDQIVEFCNEYEAAVVDAVAALPVWGDPRDLVNSLCSQDEQAAGQPVPGLAGISS, encoded by the exons ATGGCGGCCACCTCCGTCGGCGGCGAGTGGGAGATCGAATACGATGAAGGcttcgtcttcaagcgcccccgcgTCCTCTATCCGGATGGCGCCGAAGATACCGGCACGGCGGCGCCCTCTACACCGGCCCCGGACCTCGAGTCCGcccgcctccagcgccgccgccgcgcgctcctccacctccGCGCCAAGTACCAGCCGGAGCTCTCCCGCTGGGAGTCCCTCTCCTCCGACATCCTTGCTCCGCCCCCCGCCCCCACCGCAGCCACTTCTGGAGCTTCGTCCGCTTCCCCTCTTCCCCTCACCCCCTCGACCGCCACAATCTCCTCGGACCACACCATCCTCGATGACTGTCTCGCGGAG GTGGAGGCGCAGGAGGAAATGCTCAAAAAAGCATCGGAGATGTGTGACCAGATTGTCGAGTTTTGCAATGAGTACGAGGCAGCCGTCGTGGATGCCGTTGCCGCGCTGCCGGTATGGGGGGATCCACGGGACCTTGTGAACTCCCTGTGCAGTCAAGATGAGCAGGCTGCCGGGCAGCCTGTCCCTG GATTGGCAGGGATTTCCTCCTGA